A genomic segment from Chitinophagaceae bacterium encodes:
- a CDS encoding BON domain-containing protein, translating to MKLSKVLFALVIAATVSFVSCKPKDTDIKSAVDKALTANPDFAKATVAVVDGVATISGEVKDEATKAAIETAVKAIKGVKSTVNNSSVPPPPPAPVVITQDDPLTQAVKDAIKDIPGITATVEEGVVKVAGNITKTKWTALKKALDALNPKKVDGSGLTIK from the coding sequence ATGAAACTTTCTAAAGTATTATTTGCGTTGGTAATTGCCGCTACGGTGAGCTTTGTTAGCTGCAAGCCCAAAGATACCGACATTAAATCCGCAGTGGATAAAGCGCTTACTGCCAACCCTGATTTTGCCAAAGCAACAGTAGCCGTGGTAGATGGCGTAGCTACAATTAGCGGTGAAGTAAAAGACGAGGCAACTAAAGCGGCAATTGAAACTGCAGTAAAAGCAATAAAAGGGGTTAAATCAACTGTAAACAACAGCTCTGTTCCACCTCCTCCGCCAGCTCCGGTGGTTATTACCCAGGATGACCCGCTTACACAAGCCGTAAAAGATGCTATTAAAGATATTCCCGGCATTACAGCAACTGTAGAAGAAGGTGTGGTAAAAGTTGCAGGTAATATTACTAAAACTAAATGGACAGCATTAAAGAAAGCGCTTGATGCCCTTAATCCAAAAAAAGTTGATGGCTCTGGCCTCACAATTAAATAA
- a CDS encoding SH3 domain-containing protein, with translation MTLQEKYKSLTDAASAAGVTNLQVRDQDGVLYVDGIAPNGSVKDQLWNIYDTIDPNYLSGDLVLDVKVSVDANVTKVKVTTEKSNLNIRKGPGTDQPIVGKAAHGEVITLVSQSSEQWWLVRTDDGEEGYAYAQYLTPEA, from the coding sequence ATGACTTTACAGGAAAAATATAAATCACTTACTGATGCAGCATCTGCTGCAGGTGTAACCAATTTGCAGGTTCGTGACCAGGATGGCGTACTCTATGTGGATGGAATTGCCCCTAACGGATCTGTAAAAGACCAGCTTTGGAATATTTACGATACCATTGACCCTAATTACCTTTCTGGTGATTTGGTGCTGGATGTAAAAGTTTCTGTTGATGCAAATGTTACTAAAGTAAAAGTAACTACAGAAAAATCTAACCTCAACATTAGAAAAGGCCCTGGCACAGACCAACCCATTGTAGGTAAAGCAGCGCATGGCGAAGTGATTACACTGGTAAGCCAGTCAAGTGAACAATGGTGGCTTGTGCGTACAGATGATGGCGAAGAAGGCTATGCTTATGCACAGTACCTTACTCCGGAGGCTTAA
- a CDS encoding SDR family oxidoreductase, with protein MNILQNKTAYITGGSKGVGYGIAKILLQNGMNVAITGRNLSAVEAAAASLTTDSSKILAIQSNVSDMKDEVKAIESTVAKFGKIDVVVANAGVGYFVPFDDLTEAQWHEMLDTNLTGVFNTVKAALNELKKNRGYVITISSLAGTNFFENGSGYNASKFGLVGFTQAMMLDLRKHGIKTTTIMPGSVATYFNNHIPSAEDAWKIQPEDIGELVADVLKIPERTLPSKIEVRPSIPHKLD; from the coding sequence ATGAACATTTTACAAAACAAAACAGCATATATTACCGGTGGCAGCAAAGGTGTAGGGTATGGCATCGCCAAAATATTACTTCAAAATGGTATGAATGTGGCCATTACCGGCCGTAACCTCAGTGCGGTGGAAGCAGCAGCGGCTTCTTTAACCACCGATAGTTCAAAAATTTTAGCCATCCAGTCTAATGTAAGCGACATGAAAGATGAAGTGAAAGCCATTGAAAGCACAGTTGCCAAATTTGGAAAAATAGATGTGGTGGTTGCCAATGCAGGAGTTGGCTATTTTGTTCCTTTTGATGATTTAACAGAAGCACAATGGCACGAAATGCTGGATACCAATCTTACCGGCGTATTCAACACTGTAAAAGCTGCGTTAAATGAATTGAAAAAAAACCGAGGATATGTAATTACCATTTCCAGCCTTGCCGGAACCAATTTTTTCGAAAACGGATCAGGATACAATGCCAGTAAGTTTGGCCTTGTTGGGTTTACCCAGGCCATGATGCTCGACCTGCGTAAGCATGGAATAAAAACTACTACTATTATGCCAGGGTCTGTAGCAACTTATTTCAATAACCATATTCCATCGGCAGAAGATGCCTGGAAAATACAGCCCGAAGATATAGGTGAACTTGTTGCGGACGTACTCAAAATACCCGAACGTACATTACCCAGTAAAATAGAAGTAAGGCCATCTATTCCACATAAATTGGATTAA
- a CDS encoding phosphoribosylformylglycinamidine cyclo-ligase — protein sequence MSLYSKRGVSAQKEDVHEAVRNLNQGLFPFAFCKIYDDSLAGDSNYINVMHADGAGTKSILAYLYWKETGDLSVWKGIAQDAVVMNLDDLLCVGIYDNIVFNSTIDRNKNLIPGEVLQQIINGTQEVFDMLKSFGISINYLGGETADVGDVVRTVTVNGTMTSRWEKRKIISNEKINDGDVIVGFASYGKANYETQYNSGIGSNGLTSARHDVLHKKYASVYKESFDNNLPEDIIYAGKHELTEKYADTTIGQMLLSPTRTYAPVLKLLLQNYFDIIHGLIHCSGGGQTKCLKYLHSPFRIIKDNLFAPPPIFKIIQQNSGSSLKEMYEVFNMGCRMELYCNRNNAATIIDIANSFGIDAQIIGRVEAADKKQLIITVNETELIY from the coding sequence ATGAGTTTATATAGCAAAAGAGGTGTATCTGCACAAAAAGAAGATGTGCATGAAGCGGTAAGAAATTTAAATCAGGGCCTGTTTCCATTTGCCTTTTGTAAAATTTATGATGACAGCCTTGCAGGCGACAGCAATTATATTAATGTAATGCATGCCGATGGCGCAGGCACCAAAAGCATATTGGCATACTTGTACTGGAAAGAAACGGGTGATTTATCGGTATGGAAAGGTATTGCACAGGATGCCGTTGTGATGAACCTGGATGATTTGCTTTGCGTAGGTATTTATGACAATATTGTTTTCAACAGTACTATTGACCGTAACAAAAACCTAATTCCGGGTGAAGTTTTGCAACAAATAATTAATGGTACGCAGGAAGTATTTGATATGCTTAAATCTTTTGGCATTTCCATAAATTACCTGGGTGGCGAAACGGCAGATGTGGGAGATGTGGTGAGGACCGTAACCGTAAATGGCACTATGACGAGCCGATGGGAAAAAAGAAAAATTATTTCAAACGAAAAAATAAATGATGGTGATGTTATTGTAGGTTTTGCAAGCTATGGCAAAGCCAATTATGAAACCCAATACAACAGCGGTATTGGAAGCAACGGATTAACCAGTGCAAGACATGATGTATTACATAAAAAATATGCATCGGTTTACAAAGAAAGCTTTGACAATAACCTGCCTGAGGATATTATATATGCCGGCAAGCATGAATTAACAGAAAAATATGCAGATACCACAATTGGCCAAATGCTTTTAAGCCCAACCCGAACTTATGCGCCCGTTTTAAAATTGTTATTACAAAATTATTTTGATATTATTCACGGGCTCATACATTGCAGTGGCGGCGGGCAAACCAAGTGCCTTAAATACTTACACTCCCCATTCAGGATTATAAAAGACAACCTTTTTGCGCCACCGCCAATTTTTAAAATTATTCAACAAAATAGCGGAAGCAGCTTAAAAGAAATGTACGAAGTGTTTAATATGGGCTGCCGCATGGAACTGTATTGCAATAGAAATAATGCAGCAACGATAATAGATATTGCAAACTCTTTTGGTATTGATGCACAAATTATCGGCAGGGTAGAAGCTGCAGATAAAAAACAATTAATTATTACTGTAAACGAAACAGAACTAATTTATTAA
- a CDS encoding bifunctional riboflavin kinase/FAD synthetase has protein sequence MQIYTNVAHLPVFKNAVLTIGTFDGVHLGHKKILEHLITAAKKVNGTAVLITFYPHPKKVVKTGKNTVYMLCTQQEKYALLERYGIKTIVVVPFDDKFAAQTPDEYIQHFLVDKFHPHTIIIGYDHRFGKERAGDYNLLEQKAGSYNFLVKEIPEKLIKDVVISSTKIRDALLDGDIETATGYLGYPYFFSGKVIEGNKLGRTIGYPTANIKINEASKLIPGNAVYAVDIALGSRNFKGMMNIGTRPTVGGTKRLIEVNIFDFDEEIYGKPITISLKKWLRSEKTFKGLNELKAQLAKDEALARKVN, from the coding sequence ATGCAAATATATACCAACGTTGCTCATTTACCGGTTTTTAAAAATGCTGTTTTAACTATTGGCACTTTTGATGGCGTGCACCTTGGCCATAAAAAAATTCTGGAGCACTTAATAACAGCTGCCAAAAAGGTTAATGGCACGGCAGTACTCATTACTTTTTATCCGCATCCTAAAAAAGTGGTAAAAACAGGAAAAAATACGGTGTACATGCTTTGCACCCAGCAGGAAAAATATGCACTTTTGGAGCGGTATGGCATAAAAACAATTGTTGTAGTTCCCTTTGATGATAAATTTGCAGCACAAACGCCAGATGAATATATTCAGCATTTCCTGGTAGATAAATTTCATCCACATACCATTATTATTGGTTACGACCACCGATTTGGAAAAGAACGAGCTGGTGATTATAATTTATTGGAACAAAAAGCAGGATCTTATAATTTTTTAGTAAAGGAGATTCCAGAAAAATTAATTAAGGATGTGGTGATAAGTTCTACTAAAATAAGAGATGCATTGCTTGATGGAGATATTGAAACGGCAACCGGATACCTGGGTTATCCTTATTTTTTTAGTGGAAAAGTAATTGAAGGCAATAAACTTGGCCGCACAATTGGTTACCCCACAGCCAATATAAAAATTAACGAAGCAAGCAAGCTTATTCCCGGAAATGCCGTTTATGCGGTAGATATTGCTTTGGGTAGCCGTAATTTTAAAGGCATGATGAATATTGGCACCCGGCCTACGGTAGGAGGTACTAAGAGGTTAATTGAAGTAAATATTTTTGACTTTGATGAAGAAATTTATGGTAAACCCATAACTATTTCCCTAAAAAAATGGCTCCGCTCAGAAAAAACTTTTAAAGGACTGAATGAGCTAAAAGCCCAACTGGCAAAGGATGAAGCACTGGCAAGAAAAGTGAATTAA
- a CDS encoding penicillin acylase family protein: MKIVTFIFSALLSIALVYILNTKMVLPAPLGKLLAPQSGVWQNAENDNEGFSADLQFPTLNGNTTVYFDERLVPHIFSDNDVDAIFVQGYLHARFRLWQMDLQTLSAAGEVSQVVGDIALKHDREFRRLGMVFAAENSLKKIEADDESKKLCDAYTAGVNAYINSLTESSLPLEYKLMGYKPTQWSNLRTALFLKYMSYDLSSNERDFELAAAHNYFDSTSFNLLYPVKQDSADPIIPIGTVFAEPSIKTVAPANADSTYLHGEVTAMENEKPFAENGSNNWAVSGSKTKSGYPILCNDPHLGLNLPSLWYEMQITTPTYNAYGATFPGAPAIIIGFNDSCAFGFTNGGRDVRDYYEIQFKDKSRKEYWFNKEWKTTSFRIEKIKIAGKPDFYDTVAYTIFGPVMYDQSFGGKRNTSSKNYAVRWKAHDSSNELKLFYYLNKAKNYTDYVQASTYLHTPGQNIVFAAKNGDIALRTQGEWPAKWPGQGDFPMPGTDSSYMWQGMIPQSEVPYQFNPERGFVSSANQRPVPPNYPYYLGREYPSSRGVMVNRLLNGMSNITPQDMKAMQNNNYNVFAEMLLPVIIKNMDVTLLSGSEQGFFDQLNKWDIKNEANSIGATVFAITLQELRDTVFNDEFSLAPEGALKPFESTLMEALLRDSSYKFIDDISTPAKESISNMVTKAFKGACLELNNLKTSHKLEWAKYKDTHIDHLTKLPAFSRLHLPIGGGEHIINATKAVHGPSWRMVVSLTPQTEAYGIYPGGQNGNPGSKFYDNGIDKWVQGEYYTLWVMTKNDINDNRVKSKIVFKRG, encoded by the coding sequence ATGAAAATTGTTACATTTATTTTTTCTGCGCTATTGAGCATAGCCTTAGTTTATATTTTAAACACTAAAATGGTTTTGCCAGCGCCATTGGGAAAATTATTGGCGCCACAGTCTGGTGTGTGGCAAAATGCCGAAAATGATAATGAAGGTTTTTCTGCCGACCTTCAATTCCCCACACTTAACGGCAATACTACGGTATATTTTGATGAACGGCTGGTGCCGCATATTTTTTCTGATAACGATGTAGATGCTATTTTTGTACAAGGTTACCTGCATGCCCGCTTCAGGCTTTGGCAAATGGATTTGCAAACCCTGAGTGCAGCTGGTGAAGTAAGCCAGGTGGTAGGCGATATTGCCCTTAAACACGACAGGGAGTTTCGCCGACTGGGAATGGTATTTGCAGCCGAAAATTCTTTAAAAAAAATAGAAGCAGACGATGAATCAAAAAAGTTGTGCGATGCGTATACCGCTGGAGTAAACGCATACATCAATTCGCTTACAGAAAGCAGCCTCCCTTTGGAATACAAACTGATGGGCTATAAACCAACGCAATGGAGCAATTTAAGAACGGCTTTGTTTTTAAAATATATGAGCTATGACCTTTCTTCCAATGAAAGGGATTTTGAACTCGCTGCTGCTCATAATTATTTTGACAGTACCAGCTTTAATTTACTTTACCCGGTAAAACAAGATTCGGCCGATCCTATTATTCCCATTGGAACGGTTTTTGCTGAACCTTCCATTAAAACAGTAGCGCCGGCAAATGCAGATTCTACATACCTGCATGGAGAAGTAACAGCAATGGAAAATGAAAAACCTTTTGCAGAAAACGGCAGTAACAACTGGGCTGTAAGCGGAAGCAAAACAAAATCGGGCTACCCAATTTTGTGTAACGACCCACACCTGGGCTTAAACCTTCCTTCGCTTTGGTACGAAATGCAAATTACCACACCAACCTATAATGCTTATGGCGCCACGTTTCCGGGAGCGCCGGCAATTATTATTGGCTTTAATGACAGTTGCGCCTTTGGCTTTACCAATGGCGGAAGAGATGTGAGGGATTATTATGAAATACAATTTAAAGACAAAAGCCGAAAAGAATATTGGTTCAACAAAGAATGGAAAACTACATCTTTTCGCATTGAAAAAATTAAAATTGCCGGTAAGCCCGATTTTTATGATACGGTAGCCTATACCATTTTTGGGCCGGTAATGTACGATCAATCTTTTGGTGGCAAAAGAAATACCAGCAGTAAAAATTATGCTGTGCGTTGGAAGGCGCATGACTCCAGCAATGAACTTAAATTATTTTATTACCTCAACAAGGCAAAAAATTATACAGATTATGTACAGGCCAGCACTTACCTGCACACACCTGGCCAAAATATAGTTTTTGCTGCAAAAAACGGCGATATTGCTTTACGCACCCAGGGCGAATGGCCGGCTAAATGGCCCGGCCAGGGCGACTTTCCCATGCCGGGAACAGACAGCAGTTATATGTGGCAGGGCATGATTCCGCAAAGCGAAGTGCCTTACCAGTTTAACCCTGAAAGGGGATTTGTTAGCAGCGCTAACCAACGGCCAGTACCGCCAAATTATCCTTATTATCTGGGAAGAGAATACCCATCTTCAAGGGGCGTAATGGTAAACCGGTTATTAAACGGCATGAGCAATATTACCCCACAAGATATGAAGGCCATGCAAAACAATAACTACAATGTATTTGCCGAAATGCTGTTGCCGGTAATTATTAAAAATATGGATGTAACTTTGCTTAGCGGCAGCGAACAAGGTTTTTTTGACCAATTAAATAAATGGGATATTAAAAATGAAGCCAACTCAATTGGTGCAACTGTTTTTGCCATCACCCTTCAAGAACTTAGAGATACAGTTTTTAATGATGAGTTTTCCCTGGCGCCTGAAGGTGCTTTAAAACCATTTGAAAGCACCTTAATGGAAGCATTACTCCGGGATTCTTCCTATAAATTTATTGATGATATTTCTACGCCAGCCAAAGAAAGCATTAGCAACATGGTTACAAAAGCATTTAAGGGAGCATGCTTGGAATTAAATAATTTAAAAACCAGCCATAAACTTGAATGGGCAAAATATAAAGACACCCACATTGACCACCTCACAAAATTGCCGGCATTCAGCCGTTTACATTTACCTATTGGCGGTGGCGAGCATATTATTAATGCAACAAAAGCTGTACATGGGCCAAGCTGGCGCATGGTTGTAAGCCTTACGCCACAAACTGAAGCATACGGCATTTATCCCGGCGGGCAAAATGGAAACCCTGGCAGTAAATTTTATGATAACGGAATTGACAAATGGGTACAGGGTGAATATTATACCCTTTGGGTTATGACAAAAAATGATATAAATGACAACCGTGTAAAAAGCAAAATAGTTTTTAAGAGAGGATAA
- a CDS encoding tRNA-(ms[2]io[6]A)-hydroxylase, which translates to MKGATNNDVKNILGLKLPTDPRWVNLAEMQLEEILTDHAYCEQKAATTCITLITKNPEKELLVEQLSPIVTEEWGHFRLVLAELKKRNLKLGVQRKDVYVNKLLEFQKKGGNPMERFLDHMLTMALIEARSCERFKRLSEGLDDGYMRKFYRKFMESEAGHYTLFINLSEYYIDKKNVRKRWKEWLDYEKDLMKSEELRGDRIH; encoded by the coding sequence ATGAAAGGAGCAACAAATAATGACGTAAAAAATATACTTGGGTTAAAGTTACCTACCGACCCTCGATGGGTAAACCTTGCCGAAATGCAATTGGAAGAAATTTTAACCGATCATGCTTATTGCGAACAAAAAGCAGCAACCACCTGCATTACGCTTATTACTAAAAATCCGGAAAAAGAATTGCTGGTAGAGCAGCTCAGCCCAATTGTAACCGAAGAATGGGGACATTTTAGACTGGTTTTGGCAGAACTGAAAAAACGCAACCTGAAACTGGGCGTGCAACGCAAAGATGTGTATGTAAATAAATTGCTGGAGTTTCAAAAAAAAGGCGGCAACCCAATGGAAAGATTTTTAGACCACATGCTCACTATGGCACTGATTGAGGCACGCAGTTGCGAAAGGTTTAAACGGCTAAGCGAAGGGCTGGATGATGGATACATGCGAAAATTTTACCGGAAATTTATGGAAAGCGAAGCAGGACATTATACCTTATTCATTAATCTTTCAGAATATTACATTGACAAAAAAAATGTGCGCAAACGCTGGAAGGAATGGCTCGACTATGAAAAAGATTTAATGAAAAGCGAAGAATTACGTGGCGACAGGATCCACTAA
- the truB gene encoding tRNA pseudouridine(55) synthase TruB → MAKKETYWNKNKDKLGPRKLISVTISAEKKKEFEEGRVLLIDKELHWTSFDAVRKIRNSIGIKKVGHAGTLDPLATGLLIVCTGKFTKQINHFMAAQKEYTGSLILGAETPTYDLESEPMNFKYFGNIALETIYKTTQLFLGEINQLPPIYSAIKKEGKALYELARRGEEVELKPRKISIESFEITDVNLPVVKFKVVCSTGTYIRSLAHDFGKALGCGAYLSSLRRTQIGELRVENAQTIEKFLTEISGSQDG, encoded by the coding sequence ATGGCAAAAAAAGAAACTTACTGGAATAAAAACAAAGACAAACTTGGCCCACGAAAACTTATTTCCGTTACAATAAGTGCAGAAAAGAAAAAAGAATTTGAAGAAGGCCGTGTGCTGTTAATTGATAAAGAATTGCACTGGACATCATTTGACGCAGTACGAAAAATACGTAACAGCATCGGTATAAAAAAAGTGGGCCATGCCGGCACTTTAGACCCGTTGGCTACAGGCCTGCTTATTGTTTGTACAGGAAAATTTACCAAGCAAATTAATCATTTTATGGCTGCTCAAAAAGAATATACCGGCAGCCTTATCCTTGGTGCAGAAACGCCTACCTACGATTTGGAAAGCGAACCCATGAATTTTAAATATTTTGGCAATATTGCACTGGAAACAATTTATAAAACAACACAACTATTTTTAGGTGAAATAAACCAGTTGCCGCCCATATATTCTGCCATAAAAAAAGAAGGCAAAGCCTTATATGAACTAGCCCGCAGGGGAGAAGAAGTGGAATTGAAACCCCGTAAAATTTCTATTGAAAGCTTTGAAATTACTGATGTTAATTTACCCGTAGTAAAATTTAAAGTAGTTTGCAGTACCGGAACTTATATCCGCAGCCTTGCCCATGATTTTGGTAAAGCCCTGGGTTGCGGCGCTTATTTGAGTAGTTTAAGGCGCACCCAAATAGGTGAATTAAGGGTTGAAAATGCACAAACCATAGAAAAATTTTTAACTGAAATTTCTGGTAGCCAGGATGGTTAG
- a CDS encoding DUF58 domain-containing protein yields MKFIQKYLGDIFLTNRFYWVAMSCSSLFIVSFFIAPLYPIANIVLAMLGILLLFDYIFVFIIGRKPVARRIVAQRMSNGDINNVSLIIKNNNPFPVKVKVIDELPEQFQKRDFLLTALLSAQKKVTLTYPLMPVQRGKYYFGNIIIFVQSILGLIEQKNEIAAEEDISVYPSFHQLGNYQILSKAGANVDTGNRRIRKIGQSMEFEQVKDYVTGDDIRTINWKATARKSLLMVNSYREEKSQNIYCIADKGRLMKMPFGGMSLLDYAINGILALSTVCLKKQDKIGLLSFSHKVNTVLAADKKPIQRKYILQSLYCEKTSFTESNFEALYTEIRKKIKQRSLLILFTNFESHTGLNRQLNYLRSIARHHLLLVIIFENTELNKLSFATANSVEDVYIKTIAEKFVFEKKRVVKELQKYGIHCVLTSPKQLSVNAINKYLELKARQAI; encoded by the coding sequence ATGAAATTTATACAAAAATATTTAGGCGATATTTTTTTAACCAACAGGTTTTACTGGGTGGCAATGAGTTGCAGCAGCCTGTTTATTGTTTCATTTTTTATTGCGCCATTATATCCCATTGCCAATATTGTGCTGGCCATGCTGGGTATTTTATTGTTATTCGATTACATTTTTGTTTTTATTATTGGCCGCAAGCCAGTGGCAAGGCGTATTGTAGCGCAACGTATGAGTAATGGCGATATAAACAACGTATCCCTTATTATTAAAAACAACAACCCATTTCCTGTTAAGGTAAAAGTAATTGATGAATTACCGGAACAATTCCAAAAAAGGGATTTTTTGCTTACTGCATTGCTAAGCGCCCAAAAAAAAGTTACCCTTACCTATCCTTTGATGCCTGTGCAGCGGGGAAAATATTATTTTGGCAACATTATAATTTTTGTGCAAAGTATTCTTGGGCTTATTGAGCAAAAAAATGAAATTGCGGCAGAAGAAGATATTAGCGTTTACCCATCTTTTCATCAACTCGGCAATTATCAAATACTTTCTAAAGCTGGCGCAAATGTAGATACGGGAAACCGCCGCATACGAAAAATAGGGCAAAGCATGGAATTTGAGCAGGTTAAAGATTATGTAACAGGGGATGATATACGCACTATAAACTGGAAAGCTACGGCAAGAAAATCGTTGTTGATGGTAAACAGTTACAGAGAAGAAAAATCGCAAAATATTTATTGCATAGCAGATAAAGGCAGGCTAATGAAAATGCCATTTGGAGGAATGAGCCTGCTGGATTATGCCATTAACGGCATTTTGGCACTAAGTACCGTATGCCTTAAAAAGCAGGATAAAATAGGCCTGTTGAGTTTTTCGCATAAAGTAAATACGGTACTTGCCGCAGATAAAAAACCAATTCAGCGGAAATATATTTTGCAATCATTGTATTGTGAAAAAACTTCCTTTACCGAAAGTAATTTTGAAGCGCTGTACACCGAAATTAGAAAAAAAATAAAACAACGCAGCCTGCTCATCCTCTTTACCAATTTTGAATCGCATACCGGCCTCAACAGGCAGTTGAATTACCTGCGCTCAATTGCCCGGCACCATTTATTGTTGGTAATAATTTTTGAAAATACAGAGTTGAACAAGCTTTCCTTTGCCACTGCTAACAGCGTTGAAGATGTGTACATAAAAACCATTGCCGAAAAATTTGTGTTTGAAAAAAAGAGGGTAGTGAAAGAGTTGCAAAAATACGGTATCCATTGTGTACTTACCTCGCCAAAACAACTTTCGGTAAATGCCATAAACAAATACCTTGAGTTAAAAGCCAGGCAGGCCATTTAA